From Melopsittacus undulatus isolate bMelUnd1 chromosome 19, bMelUnd1.mat.Z, whole genome shotgun sequence, a single genomic window includes:
- the NR2C2AP gene encoding nuclear receptor 2C2-associated protein, producing MPVEPLICSDTATRVSSVLNRDVKHFGKKHMFDASEETCWNSDQGTCQWVTLDFPHSVKISQLHIQFQGGFSSRMCTLEGCKAGQELERISTLYPEDSNAMQRFQVEETVLDKLKITFENSTDFFGRIVVYHLRVLGERL from the exons ATGCCCGTGGAGCCCCTGATCTGCTCCGACACGGCCACACG GGTGAGCTCTGTGCTCAACCGGGATGTGAAGCACTTCGGGAAGAAGCACATGTTCGATGCGAGCGAGGAGACCTGCTGGAACTCGGACCAg GGCACGTGCCAATGGGTCACCCTGGATTTCCCCCACTCTGTCAAGATCTCACAGCTTCACATCCAGTTCCAGGGGGGATTCTCCAGCCGGATGTGCACACTGGAAG GGTGCAAAGCAGGCCAAGAACTGGAGCGCATCTCCACCCTGTACCCTGAGGACAGCAACGCCATGCAG AGATTCCAGGTGGAGGAGACGGTGCTGGATAAGCTGAAGATCACATTTGAGAACAGCACTGACTTCTTTGGGAGGATCGTTGTGTATCACCTCCGGGTGCTGGGGGAGAGGCTCTAG
- the RFXANK gene encoding DNA-binding protein RFXANK — translation MEPREQQAQMGWVRAGPPPVCLQPAPGHGAGGADALTKPSRDGQKSPEPSALDSFPLKHSNTLTNRQRGNEVSALPATLDTLSIHQLAAQGELSQLKEHLRKGENLVNKPDERGFTPLIWAAAFGEIETVRHLLEWGADPHALAKERESALSLASMGGYTDIVTMLLERNVDINIYDWNGGTPLLYAVRGNHVKCVEALLARGADLTEEADSGYTPMDLAVALGHKKVQQVMENHILKLFQNKGLE, via the exons ATGGAGCCGAGGGAGCAGCAGGCGCAGATGGGCTGGGTGCGAGCGGGACCCCCCCCCGTCTGTCTGCAGCCGGCCCCGGGCCATGGGGCTG GTGGAGCAGATGCGCTCACAAAGCCGTCGAGGGACGGACAGAAGAGCCCCGAGCCCTCGGCTCTTGACA GTTTCCCCTTGAAGCACTCGAACACACTGACCAACAGGCAGCGAGGGAATGAGGTCTCAGCCCTCCCGGCCACGCTGGACA CACTGTCCATTCACCAGCTCGCTGCGCAGGGGGAACTCAGCCAGCTCAAGGAGCACCTGCGGAAAG GAGAGAACTTGGTCAATAAACCTGATGAGAGAGGTTTCACACCGCTGATCTGGGCTGCAGCCTTTGGAGAGATCGAGACGGTCCGGCACTTGCTGGAATGG GGTGCTGACCCCCACGCGCTGGCGAAGGAGCGGGAGAGCGCCCTGTCCCTGGCCAGCATGGGCGGCTACACCGACATCGTCACCATGCTGCTCGAGAGGAACGTGGACATCAACATCTACGACTGG aaCGGTGGCACTCCTCTGCTCTATGCCGTGCGTGGCAATCACGTCAAGTGTGTCGAGGCCCTCCTAG CTCGCGGCGCTGACCTGACGGAAGAGGCAGATTCTGGCTACACCCCGATGGATCTGGCTGTGGCCTTGGGACACAAGAAAG TCCAACAGGTTATGGAAAACCACATCCTCAAGCTATTTCAGAACAAGGGGCTGGAATGa